In the Commensalibacter nepenthis genome, TTTTCTACAATTTCAGGAATAATACTATATTTTAAAGGGCAGTAAAAAGCCTCTGCGGTTCCTAATAAAAATAAACATCCAAGTAAAAGAGGGATATCTTGATAGATAAACCCCATAAATGATACTGGAATTAAAATAATTTGGATGATTTTTATAGCAATCATAACGCGTTGTTTTGAAAATTTATCGGCGATCTGACCCGCAGTTGCAGAAAAACACGCATAAGGCAGAATAAATAAGCCACCAGCAATGGCTGCAATTCCTGTGTTTTGATATCCCATAACGAATAATGCCATGACGAGCATTGCATTTTTAATCATGTTTTCATTAAGCACGCCACAAGATTGTGCCAGACATAAAAACCATAAAGAGCGTTTGGATGAATTGGATGCTGTTGGCATTGGTTTTTGCCTTGTAACTCTATATTTATTTATTCGGTTGGTTCAGATTGATATTCGGCTTGATCTCGTAAAGTCTTTGATAAAGAGATAGAGGACTGAACCAAAAATAGGCTTGCAAGCCCAAGATAAGCTCTGAGCCAGTTATCCATAGGCATATAGATCACAGCAAAACTCATAGCGACGATAGAGATAATGAAGCTGACCCATGTAAATAGGACCCAGCTGTTGGTTGTTGTATTTGATTGTTTAGACATTTTTCGATTCCTTGTTTATATTTTGAACAATGTTCATTAAACACGAGTTGTAGTAAAATGCAACAACTTTTTGAACATTGTTCAAAACTATTTAGTTCTTTTAATTTTTAATGTTACAGTGCATAAAGAAATGAGTGAAAAGGAGGAAAGCAAATGGGCCGCAAAGGTAAAGATCCAGACGAATTACGCAACAAGATTATAGATGTTGCCTATACAATTATTGTTACTGAAGGTTTGCGTAAATGTACAGTGCGGGCCGTTACTAAAAAAGCGGGATGTGCGTTGGGTTCATTGGGATATTTATTTACAGGGCTCGAAGATGTTATTCTTGCGGTAAATACGCGAACATTAATTGAAATGGATCAATATATGTTCGAGAAAGCGCAAGCAGAAAAAGAAGATCAAGTTGTAGATCGATTAACGGCTTTGGCTTTGGCGTATTTTACCTATGCAAAAGATTATTTTAATCAATGGGAAGCACTCTTTGCATTACGTTTTTCTCAAAGTGAGCTGCCGTCTGAATATTTGCAGGTGCGCAGTCAATTGATTTTAAAAATTACCACTTTGTTTTCTGAAGATATGACCGATCAAAAGCAAAATATCATGTTGGCCAGAACAATGTATGAAGCGGTGCATGGTATTGTGGTGTTGGGACTAGATCGCAGATTAGGTGGAACCTCTCAAGACGTTGAAAATAGAATTCGCTTATTGGTTTCCGCCATTATTAAAAATTAAAAAACACAATTATTGATTTGCTTTGATTTTGTTTTTAAAGGTTTCCAAAGCGGTTTGTGCGGCTTTAAATTCCGCTTGTTTTTCCTCTAATTTTTTCTGTCTTTTAGCAATTATTTGAGCGTTGCCGTCTTGCTGAGCTTGTTTTAACTCATCTGTTGCTTCGAAGACATCTTCTTGTTCGTCATCAACTTTTCCTTGGTATTTTTCTTGAAGGTAACTATCCTTACATTTTATGTTGATTCTGTTGAGTTTTCTTTCGAGTTTGTTGATTTTGATCTGGTTATTTGATTGTTTGGCATAAGAGAGCTTGGTTTGAATTTCAGCTACTTTTTCTTTGCATGTTTTAAAATCGTAATGGTCATTTGCAAATGCAGGCACAGAGAAAAGAAATATTGTTGAAAAACAACCGAATTTAATGATTGGTTTAATCATATCTTTT is a window encoding:
- a CDS encoding YiaA/YiaB family inner membrane protein, whose amino-acid sequence is MSKQSNTTTNSWVLFTWVSFIISIVAMSFAVIYMPMDNWLRAYLGLASLFLVQSSISLSKTLRDQAEYQSEPTE
- a CDS encoding TetR/AcrR family transcriptional regulator, which produces MGRKGKDPDELRNKIIDVAYTIIVTEGLRKCTVRAVTKKAGCALGSLGYLFTGLEDVILAVNTRTLIEMDQYMFEKAQAEKEDQVVDRLTALALAYFTYAKDYFNQWEALFALRFSQSELPSEYLQVRSQLILKITTLFSEDMTDQKQNIMLARTMYEAVHGIVVLGLDRRLGGTSQDVENRIRLLVSAIIKN
- a CDS encoding DUF1090 domain-containing protein, with protein sequence MIKPIIKFGCFSTIFLFSVPAFANDHYDFKTCKEKVAEIQTKLSYAKQSNNQIKINKLERKLNRINIKCKDSYLQEKYQGKVDDEQEDVFEATDELKQAQQDGNAQIIAKRQKKLEEKQAEFKAAQTALETFKNKIKANQ